In Paracoccus contaminans, the genomic stretch ACCCCCTCGCGCTGGGTGGCCAGCGCCATGATATGTTCCTGGCTGGCGCCGCCGGGCAGGATGCCGGTCAGCCGCCCCTCGCACATCACCGCGATGCGGTGAGACAGGCGCAGCAATTCGGGCAGCTCGCTCGAGATGACGATGATCGCCTTGCCGGCGGCCGCCAGATCGCCCAGCAGCTGATAGATTTCCGACTTGGCGCCGATGTCGATGCCGCGCGTCGGCTCGTCAAAGATCAGGATGTCGCAATCGCGCAGCAGCCATTTGGCGATGACGACCTTCTGCTGGTTGCCGCCCGACAGCAGGCGCACCTCCTGCCGCTCGCCCAAGGTGCGGATGCCGAGGCGCGCGATGAAGTCGCGGGCGATCTGGCCAAGCCGCCCGTCGCGCACGTGGCCCATCGCGTCGGTGAACCGCGGCAGGCTGGCCAGCGCGATGTTGTCGCGCACGTCGAGGCCAAGGGCCAGACCGTAGTGCTTGCGATCCTCGGACAGATAGCCGATGCCGGCCGCCACCGCGTCGGCCGGGGACCGGATGGTCGCGCTGCGCCCGCCGACCGCGATCTCACCCGACTCAGCCGGCTCGGCGCCAAAGATGGCGCGCGCGGTCTCGGTCCGGCCCGCGCCCATGAGGCCGGCAAAGCCCAGGATCTCGCCCCGGCGCAGCTGGAAGCTGACATCGCGGACCGCGCGCCCGCGCGTCAGGCCCCGCACCTCCAGCGCGATCGGCGCGGCCGACAGGTCGGGGATGGAGACGGTCTCGTCCGCAATCTCGCGCCCGACCATCATCGAGATGATGGTGGACATCGGCGTGTCCGCCGCATCGACCGTGCCGACACAGGCGCCGTCGCGCATCACCGTGATGCGGTCGGCGATGCGCTTGATCTCGTCCATCTTGTGGCTGATGTAGACGATGCCCACACCCTCGGCCCGCAGCTTGCGGATGATGGCGAACAGCTCGCCGATCTCGGCGTCGGTCAGGGCGGCGGTCGGCTCGTCCATGATCAGCACGCGCGAGCGGTAGGACAGGGCCTTCGCGATCTCGACCATCTGCTGGCGCGCGATGCTGAGCGTGCCGACCTCGGCGCGTGGGTCGATCGCGCTGCGCATGTCGGCAAAGATCGCGGCGGCGTCCGCATTCAGCCGCGCCTCGTCGATCCGGCCCAGCGACAGGCGCGGCTCGCGCCCGATCCAGATGTTCTGGGCGGCGGTCAGATCGCGCATCAGGGCCAGTTCCTGATGGATGATGCAGATCCCAAGATCCTGCGCCGCCTTCGGCCCCGGCAACGTCGCCTCGGCCCCGTCAACGAGGATGCGCCCGCCGCTCGGCTGATAGACGCCCGACAGGATCTTCATCAGCGTGGACTTGCCGGCGCCGTTCTCGCCCATCAGGGCGTGAACCTCGCCCGCGCGCAGGTCGAAATTGACGCCGCGCAGGGCGTGCACGCCGGGGAAGCGTTTGTCGATCCCCTCCATCCGGACCAGATCGCTCATCGCGCCACCCCGTAGAAGCGGGCGGCGTTGCCGCCCATGATCGCCGCCCGCTCGGCCCCGGTCAGGTCCGCCAGCAGCGCCTCGGTCAGTTCCTCCCAGCGCGCATAGGGTGCGGCGAGGGTCAGGACCGGCCAGTCGCTGCCCCAGATCAGCCGCTCGGGGCCGAAGGTGTCGAGAAGATGCCGCATGATGGGCCGCAGCGTGGGCAGCGGATCGTCCATCGCCGCCGGCGGCAGTTCAGTCAAAAGGCCCGACAGCTTGCAGTGGACATGGGGCAGGGCGGCCAGCGCCGCCACCCCCTCGGCCCAGCCGGGGCGGTCTGCCGTGCCGGGCTTGGCTGCATGGTCGATGACGACGGGCAGGCCTGGTTGCGCCGCGGCAACGCGGGCCAGCATCGGCAGATGGCGCGTCGTCACCAGCGCGTCGAAGGTCAGGCCGAGACGTGCCGCCTCGCCCAGCGCGCCGGTCATGCCCGCCAGCCAGTCGGTGTCGTCGATATCCTGAAGCATCGGACGAATGCCCACGCATAGCGGATCGGCGGCGCGGGCGGCCAAGGCCTCGGCCGCGTCCGGCGCGGCGAGGTCGACCCAGCCGACCACCCCCAGCACGCGCGGGTCGGTTCGGGCGATCGTCAGCAGGTGGTCGGTCTCGGCCGCGGTCGGCGCGGCCTGCACCAGGATCAGCGCCGCCCGGCCGGGGTGATCGGCAGCCGAGAAATCCCGGCGGAGAGGCGCCAGCGGCCCGCCGGTCCCTTCAAGCCAGCCATAATCCCCGCGGTCCAGCCGCCAGACATGGCAATGCGCATCGATCCTCGTCACACGCGTCCTCCCCGACACGTTCCAGACCGTCTCAGATGGTCACGCCCCCGTCCACCAGCATGGTCTGGCCGGTGACGAAGCGGCTTTCGTCAGACAGCAGGTA encodes the following:
- a CDS encoding sugar ABC transporter ATP-binding protein; its protein translation is MSDLVRMEGIDKRFPGVHALRGVNFDLRAGEVHALMGENGAGKSTLMKILSGVYQPSGGRILVDGAEATLPGPKAAQDLGICIIHQELALMRDLTAAQNIWIGREPRLSLGRIDEARLNADAAAIFADMRSAIDPRAEVGTLSIARQQMVEIAKALSYRSRVLIMDEPTAALTDAEIGELFAIIRKLRAEGVGIVYISHKMDEIKRIADRITVMRDGACVGTVDAADTPMSTIISMMVGREIADETVSIPDLSAAPIALEVRGLTRGRAVRDVSFQLRRGEILGFAGLMGAGRTETARAIFGAEPAESGEIAVGGRSATIRSPADAVAAGIGYLSEDRKHYGLALGLDVRDNIALASLPRFTDAMGHVRDGRLGQIARDFIARLGIRTLGERQEVRLLSGGNQQKVVIAKWLLRDCDILIFDEPTRGIDIGAKSEIYQLLGDLAAAGKAIIVISSELPELLRLSHRIAVMCEGRLTGILPGGASQEHIMALATQREGVSVQ
- a CDS encoding amidohydrolase family protein, which gives rise to MTRIDAHCHVWRLDRGDYGWLEGTGGPLAPLRRDFSAADHPGRAALILVQAAPTAAETDHLLTIARTDPRVLGVVGWVDLAAPDAAEALAARAADPLCVGIRPMLQDIDDTDWLAGMTGALGEAARLGLTFDALVTTRHLPMLARVAAAQPGLPVVIDHAAKPGTADRPGWAEGVAALAALPHVHCKLSGLLTELPPAAMDDPLPTLRPIMRHLLDTFGPERLIWGSDWPVLTLAAPYARWEELTEALLADLTGAERAAIMGGNAARFYGVAR